TTCAACAAGGTGGAAGTTTTTGTTATTGTCCAAGTCCCCATTCCAAAAGTATAGATAGATGGAATCTAACTTCCTGCAAATTTCTTTAGGAAAAGCAAAACAAGACATAAAATAAACAATTATAGAAGAAATGGTAGATTGAATTAGAACCAATCATCCTGCAAAAGAAAGGAGATTGGCCTTCCAAgaaatcaatttattttttactctGTTGACCATATTGGAAAAAAATCTAGATTTAGATCTGTTGTGGAAAAGACCAGTGCCCAGGTAGGAAGAATTGGGGTTCATCTTTGAAAAACCAAGGGTGAGACAAAGATCCCTGAGCAAAGAAGGATAGACATTAGCATGGAAAGCAATGCTACTTTTATTAGAGCTAATAGTTAGACCAGAAAAATCTGAAAAATGTCTAAAACACATTTAATAGTGGCAATATCCTCTTTAGTAGCTTTGTAGAAAATAAAAGTGTCATCAACAAAGATTAAATGGGAAATTTCAGGGGCATACCTGGATACTTTAATACCTCTAAACTGATTAAGCTCTCCCTAGGTTGAAGGCGTGAGAACCCTTCCACTACCACAATAAAGAGGAATGGGCTTAGAGGAAAGCCCTGCCTGATACCTCTagaaaatgattgaaaattgATCCATGCATTTTGATGGAAAAGGAACACGAGCTGCTAGTTAGTAAACTAATAAGATCCCCCTATTTATCACCTAAATCAAGGAAATACAAAATGGCTCTCAAAAAGCTCCATTCTAGTTTATCGTAGGCCTTTGCCATTTCTAATTTGATGGTAACAAAACCAAAGGTAACTTTTTTTGTGAAAGAGAGTGAAAAATCTTTTAAGCATTGATAATATTATCAGTAAATTTGTctaccaaaaacaaaagcaGGTTGACAAGGGAAGATAAACTTGTGGAGATGTGATTTGAGCCTGGTAGCAATGATTTTGACAATGATCTTATAAACAACATTGCAGAAACTAATAGGATGAAAATTTCCAAAAGATGATGCTTGCTCATTCTTGGCGATGAGGCAGATGAGGCCACATGAATGTAATTAGAACCATGTGATAAAAGGaacacacacatatataataAAACTGATAATAAAGTTTCAGCCTAAAATAGTAAGATGCATCCTACAACTGAAAATTGCAAGAATCATAAAAATGCTACTAAATTCCATGTAGTGAAATGACAATTCTCATCattttatgaaattttaaaCTTACTTTTCACTTACTTCTCATACTTAATTTTGCTGAAATTTGGTTAATGAGCTGGGTACGGAACCTCTGAATTGTTCAAGTTTTATCAAACGTCTCCAAATTAGATACATGGTTATGGGCCTCTATATCCACAGTCACTTCCATTAACTCCTAAGTTTGCCGCATACCATTGAATTTGTATTTGAATTCTCTAATCTTAAATGGGAAAACCGAGAATCTtagtttttgggaaaaaaaaaaaaaagttagaataTCCTTTTGTGCAACTTAACTCATAGTAGATTTTAATTAGCAAATTGGATCTTTGCATAAGTTGATCTcttatttgaaaaaaagaatTACTTGTAATCAAAACagtaaaccttttttttttttttaaggtgaaGAGGGGAAATAGATAACAACCATGGGCCTCCTAGTCAATTAATCTGctaaaatcttattttttttaccctttgtcttattctcaaaagtttTAATGTAATACTTCATGTAAgggtaaaaaagggtttttaaaAGGTTATgtcatttaataaaaatttgatgCTAGTCCTTTATTTTCTGGGAGAGAGTTGCGAATGCCATCAGCTTTCTTTAAACTAGCGGCATACTATCACATGCATGGTTTGACACAAGAGGTCAATCATGAGGACTTATCAAAAAGGGGAGGAGATAGGATAATACATGTTGGGTACCACCTTTTTTGCTAGAATGCTGATcctaaattaaataatttttaaaaataaaataagggtttATAAGTATAGCAACAATCTTGTTGTAGCCAACTAtagttacaacaagatttttccCTTAGAAAAAGGTTTGTGGTTATAAGTGTTATAATAGAGTGTCTACTGATGTAACTTTACAACATAATCCAACATTTCAATCtcccctttcttcctctcttccaaccACTTCTCTTCCCTATTTGGTGATCTAATCCAATGTGAAACAACTCATGAACAAGAGCGCAGTTTCCTTCAAAGGAAAGTCCTAgtgggaagaagagggagaaaagaattCCACATTAACcataagaacaaaaagaaaagagaaactatGCCGCCAATTTTACATTTCAACCATAGATTAAGAAATCACATCTCTTACATGGTTggcgttggagaggatcttatTCTGTTGTTGGCTTTAGTATACTAGAATTGGTTTTGCGATCTGTTTTGATTATCCCGATTCAATCCTGATATTATTGTCTTATTAAGAGTTGAGTATATTGGACAGGAATACCCCggattttcattttaaaatacaattttcttattttcttaccCTTTGTTTGGATCAGTGGTATCAACCAAGAATCTAGATCGATGTTGATCAATACTGATCCAATTCGACCAACTCAAGCCGATCCGATTTgactacaaagaaaaaaatttgttgctCATAAACTCTTAGGAGGTTATGAGTTGTTAAAGAGGGCAGGGGTTGGGAGTGAAGAAGGCACATAGAAATGGAAAATTGAAACATTGAAGCTGTTGGGTAGCAACTAAAAGTCTCGATCACCTCATTTCCTAATCTAACCTTCTACTTCAAATAAACAAGGACCTATTAGGGTCCCCCAATATCTATTCTAATATTGGGAGtagaaaaataattttggtaataaaaatcattttacaACTGGATTTCTAcgaattcctttttctttctagaaCTATTTgatgttttggtttcaaaatagGATATGTGGTATAAAAATAGGTAATCAATTCTCCCCTTTCTCCCAAAAAGAACTTGGAGATTGTCATGCggggttttttttggtaacatttTCTCTTTGACAATCATGATAAATATAAATACATGTaccctaaatatatatatagaaaaattttCACAAGAAAAGAAATACATGAAAAACTATCATATGTACAAGGTAAGAATCCTTGTGAGACTATAAGGTTAGTGAATCCTTGTGAGAATGATGAAATGAGTCATTATAATCCTTGCATtaggtatatttttttttgtttgatgtatttgtttttcttttcttttttaatatatttttcatttaaaaaaaaataaaaagatgagagagagagagagagagagagagtaagagaTCTGCAcgtacatgtgaggatccaatTTGCATCCTTTAAATGGCAGAAAATAGAATAAATGTTGAATCCTTGTACGGATGGTCCAAGTACATCGCAAATGTACCTACAGAGTTTCTAATCTCTAATCaagggccaaaaaaagaaaaaaactatgaTTCAAATGAATCAGTTGTAGACTTGTAATCAACAGATatctttttacccaaaaaaaaacatttgttaCAAACAGATTTCTCCCATTACTATATATCAGGAAACAAATTTTTTACAGTTTTTCTAACGAAAAATCTGCTCAGTGGTTAGAGAACAAATTTTTTCtacccttctttttttcccttcattttttaCATCTTAATCCTTTTCTTaggtggaaatttttttatattataaattcCCTCTCGCTTCCCTTCCTCTTCATCTCTCCCTTCTTACTCCTCCCCCCTTGATCCTTTTCTTAAACTCAAGGGGGATTTTTCACTCCCTAATTCTCCGTTGCAGGCCTTGctcctcctctccctctttaGCTCAGGCTCCCTCCTCCATTCTAAGAACAATAAAATGGAAGGCTTGAGAGAAGTGGAAGAAATGGTTGTAATAGTAGGAGCAGGGCCTTCAGGATTAGCCGTCTCTGCATGCCTAAACGTCCTTTCAATCCCCAACATAGTCCTTGAGAGGGAAGATTGTTGTGCCTCCTTATGGAAGAAACACTCTTATGATCGTCTAAAGCTTCATTTAGCAAAGGAATTCTGTCAACTCCCTCATATGCCATTTCCTTCTAAGGCACCAACCTATGTCTCAAAGAAAGGTTTCATTAACTACTTGGATAATTATGTTTCTCATTTTAACATAAACCCAATGTATTGTCGTTCAGTTGAGTCGGCGACGTACGACGGAGTCACCGGAAAATGGCGAGTCACGGCCAAAAATAGTGTCTCCGGTGAGTTTGAGGTATATGTTGGTAAGTTTTTAGTTGTGGCAACTGGTGAGAACAGTGGAGGCTTTATTCCTAATGTTAATGGGTTGGAGAGCTTTGGAGGTGATATTCTACACTCTAGTGAATATAGGAATGGAAAGAATTATTGTGATAAGGAGGTTTTGGTTGTTGGGTCTGGCAACTCTGGCATGGAGATAGCTTATGATCTGTCAAACTGGGGAGCAAAGACCTCTATTGTTGTTCGTAGCCCggtaacatctctctctctctctctctctctctctcatgcatgcatgcaaattttttttggtctttATTTTAGGGTCTAATTTAACACACCACCTTGGTGATATTTGAGATTGACTGATATATATCGACATAATGGGCTTTTTCGGATggttttttcctcatttttacCGAATATTGATGTTGGCCAACTCGATAACATATTTTGAAACCATGCATGTGACAACTGAGATGCGATTGAAATAATTTTTTGGAAGAGAAGACCTTATGGTCTCTCATACGTGGAAAGTTTCAGTCTAGTCAAAGTTATCCATGttgtaaaataaattattaaaaactCAAGATTATAGAAAAGCTCATGAGACTATGAAGGCGACATGGATATACAAGGGAatgaatgattgaatttgagactGAAATTTGATTGGTGACTATTCTACACCCTTTATCAGATATTCAACCGTAGAATTATTTACATCACTCATCCACATGATAGAATGAAATTCATGGTTATAATGTGTTTGTCAACATGTTTCGTGacaaaaagattttcttttcatattgtgcatttagtttgtattttcattttttatatagcccaaaattttttattttcttatacttttatttaaaatttactgaaaattttcattttgtttcaatggGTTTATTAATGTTTACAGGTTCATGTTTTCACAAAAGAGATGGTGCGAGTAGGCATGGTTCTATTGAAATCCCGCATTCCATTGTCTATAGTGGATTCTATAATGGTGACGCTTAGCAAGTTAAAGTATGGAAAATCTTCTAAGAATCCAATTAAAAGACCAAAGCAGGGACCATTTTATCGCAAGGCAACGATCGGTCGAACTCCAACTATAGATGTTGGGGCTATGAAGAGGATTAAGAAGGGAGAGATCAAAGTAAGTAGTGCTATTAATGCCTTAAATgtgtatataaaaaaaaaaaaaaaaaaaaagaaacacactattttgttaattaattaattttcttatcaTGTGATAACAATTATATTAGGTTTTCCCTGCGATATCAACTATAAAAGGGAATGAAGTAACATTTGTTAATGACGATTCACAAGAGTTTGATGCTATAGTCTTTGCCACAGGCTATAGAAGCACCACCCGTGATTGGCTTAAGGTACTTATTAATCCTATCTTAGTTTTTATATTAAGTTCTAAACTATAAAATATATCGagaattaaaaatattaattatgtGTTAAATGTGTATGATGCATGCAGGGTGGTGATGACCTTTTTAATGAGCATGGAATGCCTAAATTGAGTTTCCCAAATCATTGGAAAGGACAATGTGGTCTCTATAATGTGGGATTTGCAAGGAAAGGGTTGGATGGAATCTCAACTGATGCAAAGAATATAGCTAAGAATATTAATATGGTTCTAAGGTACTGAACTACATATTATCTAGGggtaaatatataaaatttttaagTAATTGCCAAATGGCCAAATCTATACATAATGTGGCCCTCTCTGTTTTGGTAAACGTAGATGAGATGTTTTGACAATAAAAATAGTCAAATAAGATGTTGTGTattatgaaagataaaaatgtTGTGATTTAGTGGTCATGCGGTAGAAACAGCCTCCCGATATTCTTGGGGTAAGGTTGCTTAGTTCTCACTGTCCAGCCCTTATACAGATGAGAGCCTCATGCACATGGTtcggccttttttttttttttttttgaagatgtTATGTATTTGAGATTTTGTTgataataattgaaaaaaaaaaacataataagtttTTATCTATGTTTTGTCTTTTAGATGTAATTGATATACCTTTAATTCCAATTAGTAGATAATTAATTGCATAATTATGCAAAACTGCCCTCATCCAGATTTTCCCTATGTTcatgtataaaaatatatgaaaaacaattgtttgccaaggTTCTCTTTGATTGCAAGGAGAactaaagggaagggaaaagaaattttcaaacttgaaaagaaaattttgtaatcattaccccatgcaATTATATCACTAATTCCAAATCAtaccatatttgattattaaaatgCGAAACCATTTGCTAtaaaatgcaaaataaaaattgcatataaaatttctcatatgataaaaaaaaatcaaataatttataaaattacATGGGATCATacgggtaatgattacaaaatatttcatttttaagtttaaTTTCACTTCCTTCCCCTTTAATTTTCCCTTGGAATCAAACATATTCCTCAATACTCTTGCAACTATTGATTTGTGTAAAAAAAGGAGATTAAACACGAGAGATCCCTAATTCAACAAAACCTGATCATTAATTCCCAACACGTTTGCAACTATTGCTTTGAGAAAAATGGAGacgaaaatttatgttattCTATTTGATTTTCACATTCCATATACCTTCAGTCATATTACTCTGTGTTTTAAtgtttttcataatttattttgAGGAAGTATTCTTTATCGAGGAGCGTAGCTCTTATACCTAGCAAGACCCTATCAATACCTTCATTTTGGTTCAATCTATTGAGGTGGGGGACAGAGATATCATTTTATAAGGAGGACAAGAGTGACCAACACATGGGTGTAGGCAAGGGAGCCACTACTGTgaaactttctttctttatatttatttcatCTTATTTAAGGTGAGGGTTCTCTGAGTAAGCCGCTTAGGAAACTCACCAATTAGAGGCCACAGAATGATTTCATACATAAGGCGATACAtagatcatttcatgtgatcTAAATGTAAACCAGATTGAGATTAATCAACTCGAAACCTGAAAATTTTATTGCGTTTTAGACCCGTTTGAAAGACTGGTCTAATGATATTGGGTTTAATTAGAAGCTACCACCTCCAAAATTGATTCCAAGCTTGAACAGCTTCCATGTGGAAAGCAGAGACCTTCCGGGTTCATATTTCAAGGGAAGCCCACATACTGTGCAAGCCCTCTCGTTGGatcatttttttcattagaAAAATAGTATTAGGATTTGATGGGCCGCACCCTTACCTATGATCAAGCAATTCAATGTCAGCCTTGCATCAGACTAGGGGTATCAATTCTAGGCCCACACCGGCAGGTGTAATCAAGCCAACATGTTTATGGTCTGATCTAGACTGGCTCGATCAAATAAACGTGTCAGGTTaaagcctgacacatttataaacAGTTAACACACAGTGCATTCACCTAGCCCAATGGACGCTTGACCGGCCTGACACATTTACAAGTCCGATTTGAATcgactcctttaagcccgaTTTAATCCAACCcatttaatactacttgtattatTATACTGTTTGTATatagtgctaaggctatgtgatataTAAATttgagatggtggtgattgttatTTGAACATTTATCTTTTCTCaaacatagtttaattgatttgaacttgctaaacttcattacctttaaaaaaaaaaaatattgctaAACTTGGATTGTGCGAGCATAGTCTGATGAATTTGAGTTTTGCAAGTTAAAGACTAAGTACCGTAGTAACTTAGCTGCTTCGctcatctttggcttaatccattttaactatgggatctttgtctcattttattgg
This genomic stretch from Macadamia integrifolia cultivar HAES 741 chromosome 2, SCU_Mint_v3, whole genome shotgun sequence harbors:
- the LOC122063801 gene encoding probable indole-3-pyruvate monooxygenase YUCCA10, producing the protein MEGLREVEEMVVIVGAGPSGLAVSACLNVLSIPNIVLEREDCCASLWKKHSYDRLKLHLAKEFCQLPHMPFPSKAPTYVSKKGFINYLDNYVSHFNINPMYCRSVESATYDGVTGKWRVTAKNSVSGEFEVYVGKFLVVATGENSGGFIPNVNGLESFGGDILHSSEYRNGKNYCDKEVLVVGSGNSGMEIAYDLSNWGAKTSIVVRSPVHVFTKEMVRVGMVLLKSRIPLSIVDSIMVTLSKLKYGKSSKNPIKRPKQGPFYRKATIGRTPTIDVGAMKRIKKGEIKVFPAISTIKGNEVTFVNDDSQEFDAIVFATGYRSTTRDWLKGGDDLFNEHGMPKLSFPNHWKGQCGLYNVGFARKGLDGISTDAKNIAKNINMVLRY